The Silurus meridionalis isolate SWU-2019-XX chromosome 6, ASM1480568v1, whole genome shotgun sequence genome contains the following window.
ATTCCCTTTGGCTAAAATGTCAAGATTATACATGGTGGTAGCCTTGGGCCATCACTTTTTAGCTCCTAAATAGGATGAATATAGAGATGACATTCACATTGGGTCTCTTTTACTTTCATGAGAGATTTATGACTTAGTGTGTGTGAGCCACACACAGTAGAAGTGGCAGCCTGGGCCTAGTCCATTAGAGCTCCAGCTAAATGTAATCAAAAGCACTGTCAAAAGAACTAGTAACATCACATCAGCAACACAAGCAAATGAACATCAGAAGTCACACACTGGGcacacagaaaaaaaggcaCAGCTTAGCATATTCATACATCTATTATGTTGTAATTTTGAATTCCCCTTTACattgattatatttttacacacaaaaagttGATAATTAAATATCTCATCTCAAATAGTTCTTTTTTCGGAGACGTTTATGTTCGATGTAAAGATTTTTGTTTAGAATTGAGAAAGACTTGAAGTTTGTATTAGTAATTATGTTTTCTCACACAAAGCTTACAAATACTACTACAGACCTCCCGAGCTAAAATATTTAGCCTTTAAAAACTACTGCAAAAAACGAATTTCTGTGATAAATGGACggcatttaaaaaatgcttttttaaaattgtttaagcAATAAATCATCGTCCCacacttttaaacacacacagaaaacatatgCAAGAATATTGCGAgattaattttgtgtaaatttgtagaaacatcacatttatagtgtGTACCATACAGTAGTACTGCAGTTGCTGTCCGTTTTGCATTTTGAATGTAACTGACTGCTACGGTTCTCCTGATGTTGGCTTCGTCTTTTTTGATGTAGCGTACGGTCGTCTCGTTGATTCCATAACGGCGTGATACGGCAGcaactttttttcttctgcaaGCATATCCAGTAATTTGACCTTCTTGTGGAGCGTCATAACCGTCCTCTGGCACTTAGGTTCCTTGCCAGAAGCTTTAGAAGGTGCAGAGCGTTTGGGCGACATCGTAGGTcttgctgaaaaaaaatctaacaaatttTACAGCAACAGCAAATCAAAGACTCAGGACAGAGACTCTTGATGAACTGGGAATGTGGCTGGGATGATGGCTAGCAGATGGATGCGCAAATGATGCTTCCCATTTCCACAACTGTACGCATCGTAtccatcagccaatcacaatccaaattaaatgaatgagccattctgattggccagactTGTTCCTCAAGCCTTATATAATGTAGATTTTCAGCATCCCAGCACTGCGATTTTGTACACAACATTACGAGTACTTTGTCCATGTAAATGTATGATACACACTGTACGGTATTTTAGGTATACtttcacttcattttataattaacaattatatttttattaataaatgacctTAATTCAGCATAAAACTCAATAACAAACAATTCACTATGTAGATTTTCAGCATCCACGCACAGCGCTTTTGTAAACAACACGTGTAAACATGATacactgtacagtattttaggtaaatttttacttcattttataattaataattatatattttattaataaagtacctaatttcaacataaaactccatacaaaaaaattataaatcggGACCATTCGAGTTATTTGCTAAATTAAAAATGGCGATAAAGTGGttatatcaaaatgttttgcaaCACGAGAACAGATGGCAGCACTATGTCACAGGcagcaccaaccttcataagtaAGGGTGCCAAAAGACGTGTACATCTGCGATTTTATCATGggcagcaagttagaacaaagagcaaatgtgaaattctgcatgaaactttGCAGATCTATCACAGACATTTGACATGATTCAACACGTTTAAAGCGAGGTGTTTTGTGGGGCATGTGTGCTTCAAGAGAGGCACAATATCACTAGAATACAACTagagaccttcaacaagctcaacttACGAAATGTTGAAACCAattggcaacttgtgcatgatgatcccCGAAAAACAATTCACAATACTGCTGCCATTGTCAGTGTGTCATACAAAACAGTCCAGGCAATCCTCATGTGATTAAAACATGCACTGTGTTGCTGCCAAGTTGGTCCCCAGGCTGCTGACCCAGGAGCAGCAGGAACACCGTGTCGAAGTCTGCCAAGTACTCTATCAGCATGCCGTGGATGACCAGCCCATGTCGAGAATCATTACCATTAACGAATACTGGGCACATGGGTACGACCCTGAGACAAAGCaacagtcttcacagtggaagagCCCATCATCTCCACAATGGAACAAGGTGATACAGGTCTGCAGCTCAACTATGCTCAAGCCGTTTTTCTCGGCTTTCGTGGCATTGTGCATCAAGAATTCATCCCCAGGGGCCAGAACGCCAGTATCAAGTTCTACTGCCAGGTTTTAAGGCATCTGAGAGGACATTCGTGACCAGATCTAGACAGAGCTAGTctcaaactttttgataccaccacgTAGATGTGTTAAAACTGTCAGCAATGTACTAATCATAAAGTAGTAAAGTAATAATCATTATTAGATTGATATAATTGTTTTCATATATGCATTTGCTTAAAAGTGAGAAACAatcaaaaagtaaaatgtaacaaaatataataagacATCCTGAGAACAGAACCTACAGTATGAAATGATGTGTAAAGGTCAATGGGGAAGTCCTCTCACATTCACAAACTTTTTCTCTGCACTGTACTGCAAGTTCACCTCTTACCTAGAAACTACaaagatccttttttttttttaccttccttACAACTTCTTTGGCTTCTCATTCCATAATCCAGCAGCACTGCAACAGATTTCTTAGCACaagaaaatatttagaatatttGTTTAGGTGTTTctataaaattacaataaaccaaataaatgttattatacttCCGGAAATGTtgggacgttttttttttacatttgaataaaatcaAAGCTAAAAGACTTTCAAATCACATGAGCCCAATTTTTTATTCACGGTAGAACAAAGAGAacagaaatgtttaaactgagaaaattttacacttttatgcacaaaatgagctcatttcaaaTGTGGTGGCACCGGGGCATGTTTACCATGGTGTagcatctcctcttcttttcaaaacagtttgaaGACATTTCATTGAGGTTATGAGTTTTTGGAGTTTTGCTGTTGGAATTTGGTCCAATTCTTGCCTGATATAGTTTTCCAGCTGCTGAAGAATTTGTGGTcgtatttttgtttaatgatgtgccaaatgttctatataggtgaaagatctggaatGCAGACAGGCCaattcagcacctggactcttaGCTGCAGTATGTGGGtttgcattgtcctgctgaaatacACAAGGCTTTCCCTGAAATAGACGTCATCTGGAGAGAACCTTTATATACCATTCAGCATTCATGGTGCCTtccaaaacatactgtatacacacatgcaccccataccatcagagatgctggCTTTTGAACTGAACGCTGATAACATGCTGGAAGGTCTCCCTTCTCTTTAGCCCGGAGGACCCGGCGTCCGTGATTTCCAACAAGAATGTCAAATGTGGACTTGTCTGACCATAGAACACTTTTCTACTTGAAAactgtccattttaaatgagcctcaGCCCACAGGAACATGACGGCGCTTCTGGACCATGTTCACAGATGGCTTCctttttgcatgatagagctttagTTGGCATCTGCAGATGGTACGGCGGATTGTGTTTACGGACAGTGGTTTGGAAGTATTCCTGGGCCCGTTTAGTAACGTCAATGACACAATCATGCCGATGAGTGATGCAGTGTTGTCAGAGGGCCAGAAGGCCACAGACATCCAACAAAGGTCCTTTTCCATGTCCCTTTCGCACCGAGATTTCTCAAGTCTCTACGAATCTTTTGATGATGTTATGTAGTATGTGATGAGATTTGCAAAGCCTTTGCAATTTGACGTTGAGCaacattgtttttaaagtattcAACAACCTTTTCATGCACTCGTTCACAGATTAAAGAgactctgcccatctttacttctaaaagactctgcctctctaataGATCCTTTTATAGCTAATTGTGTTACAGACCTGATTTCAGTTAACTTGATTAGTTGCTAGATGTTCTACCAGCTGAATAATTTATGGCTTTTTTCAGCACTTTGTTGCCCCCGTGCCAACTTTTTTGGGACCTGTAGCAGGcatcaaatttgaaatgagctcattttgagcataaaaaatttaatttctcagtttaaacatttatgttctctatgttcgactgttaataaaatattggctcatgttatttgaaagtcttttagttttcatttgattcaaatgtaaaaaaaaaacacgtccaGAATTCGGGTTGTAttaatgaaaaggaaaagaaagaaaaaaaacacaaggttCTATGAGTATCAAActatataatgtttattgttataaaaCTGTCATGGAAGAAATCTTAAACACAGACATCATGGCACCAGgataaagacattttttattgaatttgtttCATGTTCTTATGTTTAGGTTATGGTGTTTTTGTACAATCTGAAAATAATAGAGGCGGAAAGGTCGAACGTGACTTCAGGCACCTTTAACTCATTACTAATGTCAGTAAACTTTGAGAAGTTCACTTTCATTTGTTgtgcatgtgctttttaagcatTCTAATTCACATTTACTcgccatttgctgctataaaaacctttcttctgggaagatgttccactggaatTTGGAGTAAAGATTTACTTTCATGCAGCCAAAGGGGCATTAGttaggaacattgtcatgctggaacaggtttagtctcctagttcaagtgaagcgCTTAAAAATCTAATTCTACCGCATCCAAAACCACATAATGGAACCACATACATAACAAATGTATTGAGAGACCACTTTTACTAAAGCTTCCCTTGGAAAACTGAAATGCAATTTTTCTCTCAGAGTGTATCGTGTAATATATTGTAATGGCTGTTGTCTGGTAAATGTTTAATTGGGAGGATGAGCACAGAGGAGTCAAGAGTGTAAAGCCAAAGTGAACTAATAAAGTCAAGTTCTTTACACTAGTGAGGACACAAAACACAGGGTTTTTAAAGTCTGGGTTTCATCtggaatgtattttttttacagttgaaaAATGCAAACATTGAAATAGTTTCTGTGCTTAATTGAAATCCTTTTCAAATATGTATAGTAAAAACGAATGTGAAAACTAGGTGCTGTATCATCAGCTCTTTCTGAACAGCAGAGAGAAGGGAAACACTGCAaagctgaaaaaagaaacaaacagaaaaacattggAGAACTGGTGCACTGACACAGCTAGTTGTAAACTGTTGAGGGTTTTCTCACCTAGCCAGTTTAGAAAAAGCTCCTGGTTGTTCTGTCTTTTTAGTGTCAGGGGCATTCTGTTCATCTTGAGAAATGATTTCAAGTTAGTGTCTCTATgtatgtggtttaaaaaaaaaaaagaccacaagTACGAGTACTAAGTAACAGAGTTAAAGTAATGCTCATATTAACTACATGTCTAACTGTAAAACTGTAAGTTTGTGGTACCTGGTGAAGACTCCTCTGAATCAGCATATTCCTAAGAGACAACAACAGTGTGTGTTGGGTTAAATGATAGGTTGGCTCATACATTTAACACAGATTATATAAGCTGACTCCTAGTTTAGTTATGAACGTATTAAGGGCTTCGTATGAAATCTAATTACAATGATGTGCCAGGTTGCGTAACAACGCAATAGTCAAGCACAGAGACGCAGACAGGCAAACTGTCTTTTAAGTCTTTTATGTACACACCTCATCGTCACAAACCGTCCCTTCTGCACCTTCAGACAGGTTCGGCAGctctctgagagagagagacagagagagagagagagagagagagagagagagagagagagagagagagataaataaaaaaggcatgCATTCTTTGTTAATTGTATGAACAATTCAATTCCAGTTCCCATTTACAGCATGTTAAACATAAAGAAGTCTATGTGAGGCCACACTGATTACATGAAAAACACAGTGTATTTTGTACAGAACATGCTTATTGTTACAACTGCTCAATTCTGATTTAACAGGAACTGGCAAACCTCTTGGTTAGTTTACATCCTTTTTGGGGGATgtttatgtaataattaaataatcattttcaGCCTGTTGGTAAAATGATGGCTTGATGACAATGGTGCCTCCTTTACTTTAGCCTCTCCTAATGTAGCGCAATAGACCAATAACAAAGATCCTGATTACAGACGGCTGTCTAATGTGTCCTgtatctttatttaatttggaAAAGATCTGATGAATATTAATAACCACAGAAAAATCCACACCTAGTGGTCATTTTTTCATGGTATCCTGAAACATTCTAATGGGTTTTTACCGCTGCAtaatcgagagcatcctgaccaattCCAGCACTGTATGGtatggaggctccactgtgtgtgaacgtaaaacCCTGCTAAGGGTGGTCAAAACTGCCCAttgcatcactggcacccaactacctgccactgagcaccttcaccacagcagatgtctgtgcagagctcacaacatcatcaaggactcttcacatcccagtcacaaactgtttaacctccttccatcaagaaggagatacaggaacataagcaccagaaccagcaggttcagggacagcttctTTCATTCACTGtcaccctactgaactccaCAGTACACCGTTagaacactgtataaacactgtgtttaACTTCTGTACAGtcatacatacaatgtacatattgcaTACTGTAATTTACATACTGCTTATTCtatacacatattgtgccttacatacatctgcactattttatttttgtgtttctatatatacaccttacatactgtacatcctacCGAATATTccacatatacataaatatagtgtatttgtttattcagctttttgcacatttttttcactgctatagcctttacatttatttgctgtaaatgttctcacacacacacacacacacacacacacacacacacacacacacatattacatgctgtacatatagtTACATATTTATCCACACTTGTCATTTtgttgtgtacctgtactatgcaatgacaaaggtctgtctatctgtctgtctgtctgtctgtctgtctgtctgtctgtctgtctgtctgtctgtctatctatctatctatctatctatctatctatctatctatctatctactcaTTCTGTGCTATGACTTCTACTTGCATAACTGAGAAAACTCAAAAATAAATTTCACATAACGCCTACAGACACATTGCAGCTTGTCACGTTCGCAATCACTTGACTTTCCGATTACGCACATCTGTCCCCAATCAGTTCTGGGTTTGATTTCTGCCAGTGTTATAGAAGCTCACCTGTAGACTTGCCCCGATTGAACACAACTCATGAACATGAAGCATCTTTTGACCCAAGTCATACCTTTGTGTGTCCTGGAAATGCTCTAATAAAGAGTCTCAATTGGTCTTATTCCATTTTTTAGGGACGGTCATTAATAATCACTGATACTGTAGAAGAACTACAATTTTCTATCAAcacttttagaaaataaaaagaacattttaaaaggtgAAATGAGGAGGAAAATAGAACACGTACTGGAGACACAGATGTGGGTCCATCTTGTCATGCTGGTGACTTGAGGTCAGACAGTCTGCTTGTGGTTTCTCATTTCTCCTGTGTGCATTAGCTAGGGGAAAGCCACAGGAAGTAGATGAAAGTAGGTGTGGACTGTCCAGTCCAGATTCTCTATCCTGTACAGGAAAACACAAGCCCAAAAATCAGAAGCTGTTTAAAGagaatgcacaaaaaaaacccaatacaTCTAAAAAGATCAACAATGTCCACTACATACAAGTGGGACATTTTTAGAGgtaattacattataaatacatttgacaTTTCGCAATTCACTTTTCATGctacagaaaacattttctaaacTATTAGAGTGATTATATCACATCTAATACATAAAGTAAACTCTAACTCACATCATATTATACATCATTAACATATTACTGAGATTGCATACTTTGGCTAtgaaatacataaacatggtattagcttccactgttattctgatgatacacagttgtatgttTCACCAAAGCCAGATAAGAGAGATCTGCTTAACagtgttgaggagtgtgtaaaggacattagacagtggatgttTGATAACTGCCTTCTGCTCAACTTGGATAAGATGGAAGTACAACCCAAATTCCGGAAATGTTGGgacgtttttttatttgaataaaatcaaagcaaaaagacttataatattttatttacaatagaacatagagaacataaatgtttaaactgataaatgttacacttttatacacaaaatgagctcatttcaaaTGTAATGCCTGCTAcgggttttaaaaaaaggtggCATGGGGGCATGTTTACCATGGTGTAGTCAAGTCtaaaggcttttattgtcatttctactaaacacagtggtaaacagtacacagtaacaatgagacaacgttcctccagaaccctggtgctacactaaacaacatagagctacaacacgcAACAtgaagctacataaagtgcatcgagtgctacctagtgcaaacagtgcagacaaaaaacagtacagacagataGCACAAGACAGCGTGggacaatacacaacacaagatagcgccgaccagaaaacctactgtatactctaaatatacagtactgtgcaaagaggactataaagactataaccaagagaaaatgtaaacaaacacaatgcagtgcaaaaacagcagtagtgaaccacagtgagagccattatttacaaatggcaaaaacatggaacagtggagaacctttccaagagtggccggccgaccaaaattaccccaagagcatgactcatccaagaggtcacaaatgaccccacaacaacattcaAAGAACTGCAgacctcacttgcctcagttaatgtcagtgttcatgactccaccataagaaaaaaactgggcaaaaatggtcttcatggcagagttccaagacgaaaaccactgctgagcaaaaataacaaaaaggcTCATCTCAgatttgccagaaaacatcgtGATGATCCCCaggacttttgggaaaatactctgtggactgacgagacaaaagttgaactttttggaaggtgtgtttCCTATTATGTCTGGCGTAAAaataacaccgcatttcagcaaaaaaaacatcataccagcagtaaaatatggtggtggtagtgtgatggtctggggctgttttgctgctttaggGCCTGAAAgtcttgctgtgataaatggaaccatgaattctgctgtttaccaaaaatcctgaaggagaatatcCGGCCATCTGTTCCTGACATTAAGCTGAAGCTTACGGTTCTgtagcaggacaatgatccaaaacacaccagcaaatccacctctgaatggctgaagaaaaacaaaatgaagactttggagtggcctagtcaaagtcctgacctgaatcctattgagatgctgtggcatgaccttaaaaaggcggttcatgctcgaacactcttcaatgtggctgaattacaacaattctgtatagatgagtgaccaaaatttctccacagcgctgtaacagactcattgcaagttatcgcaaacgcttgattgcagttgttgctgctaagggtggtccaaccagttattagatttaggggcaaacactttttcacaccagttttggattttgttttccctcaataataaaatcctttatttaaaaactgcgtgttgtgtttacttgtgttatctttgtCTAATATTTAAagtagtttgatgatctgaaacattaaagtctgacaaacataaaaaaaaaaaaaaaagaaatcaggaaaggggcaaacactttttcacaccactgaaGATTATACTATTGTaatactgtctgggtgtgtaactaagtgcataaataagcttcggTTAGTTCCGAATGCAAGTgtccttactagatctagaaaatatgaacAGAGCAGCCCGGTTTAATCAGTCTATACTGCTCCCCATCAAATCTcgtattaattataaaatactactggTGACGTATAAAGCACATAACGGTCTCGCACAATATGAGTGAATTCTATACCATTATGATCCACCACGCCtatttagatcaaaaggtgcaggctatttgttggtacctcaaataataaagactacagatctttctcttacaaagccccgcagttatggaacaaccttccaattagtgttcagAACTCAGACACAGAGTGTCACAGTGTTCAGGCAGAGGctaaaaacagatttattaGCCTCTTATCGGTGGGGttttcttaggtaaagaagCATAGTTTCATGGAGgtatcatggatatagagtgtttggtgtttggatatttgtatgctgtcatccctcactctcacacgttcactcaggtatTGTAAACAATAATAGTTGTTAAAATCTGTAATATAAAGTCACACCAGATGGTTGGAAGAGTACTTACTGAAGGGACCCATTTGTTTGCATGGCTCACTGGAAGATAAAAACATATACAGGCACTAATTACACAGCTAATCATAATGTTGGTtagaaatgtgtatgtataagctGCTCAGTATTGCTCACCTGTGAGTGGAGGGATCCACTGATTGGTCTCCACATACAATATGATGAGGAAGGGGTAAGCAAATAATTTCTTTTCCCCTTTCCAGAATCTCAACTCAGACACACGCTCCCACCTACTCTTATCTGCAGACAGAGAACTGAGTCATTCTGAACAACAATTTACAGCTACTTTAGGTcttgattaaaatgtaaaaaccaaTATGCCAATTCCAGTGTATTCATTATAGTTCAATTGGAAAGGCGAGGCTACAGAGTGAAGCATGTGCCTATGCatgcatatatttttatgtattatcaTATAACATACAGGGAAAGATGTTGAAATGTTGTGTGGTGAAAGGGTGAAGATTTTCCAGGCTCATAAGTACAACTCGTACAGCATTCTGTAAGACAGCATTGTGATAATGAAGACGTTCACATACAACTATTAAAGGCCATTTAATGCTATtaatctattgttttttttttcctgttaccTCAAGCTCCTCATTGACAACCTCACTTTCCAACATCTCTTCTTCACCACTACAAGACACCAGAAGTAAATGAGCAAgtgtaataaatatacaaacaggGGGTCAGTCAACAGTATCCTATTTCCAATCTTGTGAATTTTCCTTGGTGATTGGGAATTTTCCTCTGGGATAAATAAAGTGATCTATCTGAAGCTCTACATATGACTCCAAAGAGCACATATATGGAACTTTACAGTGCATATGTAATCCATTAAGGGTGAAATGTTGGTTGATGTCTGTGTAGTTTCACATGTTCCCCAGTGTTCCTATTTCTTGGATCTGCCATGAAGTTGACTAGGATAAATCAGTTTGTAGaagatgaataaacaaatgtactCCATTTTTTTTTGATATTAAACAAATTGTGACTGACcccaaaataaacactttattagaaactTCTGAAAAACCTAAAAAAGCAATGCGATTAATGAATTAGCCATTAATGTGGCAGAATCCCAATGCAAAGAATCAGGTCAAAGACACACTAGTCTAACTGCCACACTGAGTCACATTCCTGTTGGCACAGCCTCACCCACActggatagaaagaaaaaaattaactggTCTTTTTCCGGTCTTCATCTGTTCAGTTTCAATCCGTGCCTATGATAGCCTCAGactcttggctgacaggagtggaaaCCTATTATAACACATGCACTGCAGTTTGATTTTCTGGGGATGCTGACATGCTTTACTGCTAACCACGGTTTTTCAGGGTGCTAATTTGAGTTACTACGTGCGTCCTGGCAGCTTGAACTAATCTGTCTATTTTCCTCTGACCTCTCAATACACCATTCTGTCTCAGTAGTTTCTCAAATACTTAACTAGCCTTTCTTGTAGCAAAAACCATGTCATGATCAGAGTCAGAGAAATCAcagatttttcttcattctgatatttgatgtgaacattaaagtaatgatttttttttcccttgagcTACATGCACATGATTGACTGATCAGATTACTGCATGA
Protein-coding sequences here:
- the LOC124386737 gene encoding membrane-anchored junction protein isoform X1 — translated: MPIQAFSFPIPETRFFHVGQLVYKFKIRRGSQISGEEEMLESEVVNEELENAVRVVLMSLENLHPFTTQHFNIFPYKSRWERVSELRFWKGEKKLFAYPFLIILYVETNQWIPPLTVSHANKWVPSDRESGLDSPHLLSSTSCGFPLANAHRRNEKPQADCLTSSHQHDKMDPHLCLQELPNLSEGAEGTVCDDEEYADSEESSPDEQNAPDTKKTEQPGAFSKLASFAVFPFSLLFRKS
- the LOC124386737 gene encoding membrane-anchored junction protein isoform X2; the encoded protein is MPIQAFSFPIPETRFFHVGQLVYKFKIRRGSQISGEEEMLESEVVNEELENAVRVVLMSLENLHPFTTQHFNIFPYKSRWERVSELRFWKGEKKLFAYPFLIILYVETNQWIPPLTVSHANKWVPSDRESGLDSPHLLSSTSCGFPLANAHRRNEKPQADCLTSSHQHDKMDPHLCLQELPNLSEGAEGTVCDDEEYADSEESSPETLT